The stretch of DNA GTCGGTGCCCGTCGAGTCGGCCGCGAGACCGGCCGAGATCCCGGTAACGACGACGAGGAGTGCGATCGTGAGCGCGACGAGGGAGACCGTCACCGCGGTCTGTCGCGGCAGCCGGCGCAGTTGCGAGACCTGCCGCCCGACGGACACGCGGAACAGTCCGAGCCAGCGCCGCCGACGGCGGCCTCGAGGCCGGTCCGGCAGCTCGTCAGCCATCGTTCGCACCCGAACGATCATCGTGCATCGGTCGTCACCTCTCCGTCGAGGAGTCGGAGAACGCGGTCCGTCACCGCGACCGCGCGCTCGTCGTGGGTCGCGATCAGCACCGTCCGATCGTCGGCGACGTCGACGAGGAGATCGAGTACTCGCCTGCCGGTCTCCGTGTCGAGCTCGCCCGTCGGCTCGTCGGCGAGGACGATTTCGGGATCGGTCACCAGCGCCCGTGCGATCGCGACGCGCTGTTGCTCGCCCCCGCTCAATTCGCCCGGCCGGTGGGTCAGCCGATCGCCGAGCCCCACCCGCTCGAGGGACTCGGCGGCCCGCCGCCGCCGCTCGCGTCGGGAGACGCCGCGTTCGACCAGCGGCAGGGCGACGTTGTCCCGGGCCGACAGCGACGGTAGCAGGTGGAACTGCTGAAAGACGAACCCGACGTGATCGCGGCGTAGCTTCGTTCGCTGGGCGGCAGAGATGCCGGTGAGATCCGTCCCGAGCACCTCGACGGTGCCCGCGCTCGGCTCGAGGAGTCCGCCGACCACGTGGAGCGCCGTCGATTTGCCGCTGCCGCTCGGCCCCACGAGGCCGACCACCTCGCCGGCGCGAACCGCGAACGAAACGTCGCGAAGCGCGGTCACCGTTCGGGACGACGCGGATCGAAAGCCGGACGAGTCGTCGCCGTACTCGTGGGTGACGCCCTTGCAGCGGACGGTGACCGGCGACGCGGCGGTCGCTGAAGTGAGATCATCGCCCGTCGTCCGCGCTCGAGCAGTGTCGTCCGCGCTCGGTTGTGAATCGCGAACCATGGAACTGCCTCCTCCGAGGGCCTCTCGGCAGCGAGTATTGTTTGGAGCCACTTACCGCAGTTCATACGGTATTACCTTGCTCGGCCACGGGCCCGCGAAACCGTTGCTCTGGTATCAGTAGTAGCGAGTAGATCCGTTGTCGGGCACCGAAATGACGAATTACCGTTGGGTAGGGGCGTGGCTGTGCAGAAGGCGGACGTGCAATTCGGACCGTCGCTGTACTGTACCGATCCGTACGGAGATTAGCGTCTCCCAGAGACGGAGTGCCGATAGCTTCATCAGCGCGTTGACCGACCGAATCTCGTCCCCGTATCGGCTGTGATGAGGAAGGGGAATACCGTTTTCTCGCCGGTTTCCATTCCCGACCCCTGCTCGAGGGGACCACGATCCTATCGAGATAACTGGATGCCAGTCACCTCGCTCTGCCACTACTGGAAGATGCAGAAACAGGTCACTCGTCACGCGTAATACGGGCTGTCTTCCTTCCGACGGGAGGCTTTGGAGAACTGCCGAGACGGACCGGCTCGAAGCGGTGAACTACAACCTGTCCTCGTACACGGCTGCTGGTCACTGGTCTTCTCTGGCTACGCCGACCTGCTGACGGAACTCCCGAG from Natrinema salaciae encodes:
- a CDS encoding ABC transporter ATP-binding protein — protein: MVRDSQPSADDTARARTTGDDLTSATAASPVTVRCKGVTHEYGDDSSGFRSASSRTVTALRDVSFAVRAGEVVGLVGPSGSGKSTALHVVGGLLEPSAGTVEVLGTDLTGISAAQRTKLRRDHVGFVFQQFHLLPSLSARDNVALPLVERGVSRRERRRRAAESLERVGLGDRLTHRPGELSGGEQQRVAIARALVTDPEIVLADEPTGELDTETGRRVLDLLVDVADDRTVLIATHDERAVAVTDRVLRLLDGEVTTDAR